The segment GAGCTTGACATGGGGAAGATAAACGCGCTTGGAAAAATCGCATCACGCTACTTCCCGGAGGATACACTCCTGAGGGTCTACTTCGCCCTCGTCGGCAGGGCGATCCTCGCGAGCGAGATACTCAAGAGCCTCGGCAACGAGAGGATGGAGCTTGGTGAACTCGTCAAAGGCTTCACCAGGGCAGCGCCGATAGCGATTCCAACGCCGAAGGGAACACTTGTCATCAACTACTCCCCAAAGGCGCTCGAAGAGGTTCTCCGCTTCCTCAAGAAACTCAGCTACGTCGAGATAAAAGCCGGAAAGGTCAAGAAGCTCATGGATTTGGCCTGAAGTACATTATCCTTGCCATTCCATTCTTTTCAAGCCACTTCAAGAGCTCCTCCGCGAAGAAGAACTTCTTCCTCTTGCTCTCCCAGACGGGGGAGTGCTCTTTGAGGGACGGCTTGCTCCACTTCCCGACGGTCTCTCCGAAGTCGAAGCCAACCAGAGTTATCTCCCCCGCTCCAAGGGCCTCTGCCAGAAAGACGGCCCTGTCGCCGTCGGTGAAGCCGCCGAAGTTGTATACGATGTCGAGCGGCTCCGTCTGACAGGTGCCCAGAATCCGGGAAAAGAAGGGCACGTAAGAGGTAAGTCTGTCGATATTATCTCCATGGGCATGAACCACCATGAAGGAACCGCGGTCGTTCGCCAGCCTCAGGTCTGGAATCCTGCCGTCCAAATCTGTGACTATGATGTCTGGGGTCATCCCGACATCAAGCAAAGCTGAGGTTGCACCGTCGGCCGCTATGAGCGTTCCATCGGAGAAGTCGAACTTTCTCAGGGCGTTCTCAAGGCTTGGACCTGCACCGAAGACGTATGCCTTTCTTCCGACGATGGAGGAAAGCTCGTCTGCCGTGAGGTATTCGTCTCCCTCAAAGAGGAGGGCGCGGAGAATTTGGGCCGCTTTCCTGTCTTTCTCAACGGAGTAACCCATTTCCCGAACGATGCGCCTGTAGAACGGCTCCCATTCTTCCCACTTCATTTCTCTCCCCTCAGCTTTTTATCGATTTTCAGCATCTCCCTCCATTGCCAGCCGGGCCAGTAGATCTGACCACATTTCTCACAGACGTAGAACTCGTCGTA is part of the Thermococcus sp. genome and harbors:
- a CDS encoding 6-hydroxymethylpterin diphosphokinase MptE-like protein yields the protein MKWEEWEPFYRRIVREMGYSVEKDRKAAQILRALLFEGDEYLTADELSSIVGRKAYVFGAGPSLENALRKFDFSDGTLIAADGATSALLDVGMTPDIIVTDLDGRIPDLRLANDRGSFMVVHAHGDNIDRLTSYVPFFSRILGTCQTEPLDIVYNFGGFTDGDRAVFLAEALGAGEITLVGFDFGETVGKWSKPSLKEHSPVWESKRKKFFFAEELLKWLEKNGMARIMYFRPNP